A single Candidatus Dojkabacteria bacterium DNA region contains:
- a CDS encoding DUF1232 domain-containing protein codes for MWRFNHRHDNMYLIVMEYIGKMKIKNFLKENWLLIVAIIYLIWPLDIIPDFTPFVGQTDDSVLFAIELFRRWYNQRKNT; via the coding sequence ATGTGGCGGTTTAATCACAGGCATGATAATATGTATTTAATCGTGATGGAGTATATTGGAAAAATGAAGATTAAAAACTTTCTTAAAGAAAACTGGCTACTAATCGTCGCCATAATTTATCTTATCTGGCCGCTTGATATAATCCCGGACTTTACACCGTTTGTCGGTCAAACCGACGATTCAGTTTTATTTGCAATTGAGCTTTTTAGAAGATGGTATAACCAAAGGAAAAATACTTGA
- a CDS encoding helix-turn-helix transcriptional regulator, protein MNVSTNKKIETLRKLLVLNRIKILTLLSQKDTCVCQMVKKLNLKHSLISHHLKTLLDLKYVKTIRNGQHIIYKLIESKRDIVLELLTIINN, encoded by the coding sequence ATGAATGTTTCAACCAACAAAAAAATAGAAACCCTACGCAAACTTTTAGTACTTAACAGAATAAAAATTCTGACTCTACTTTCACAGAAAGATACCTGCGTTTGTCAAATGGTAAAGAAATTAAACCTAAAACATAGCCTTATCTCTCATCATCTAAAAACACTGCTTGATTTAAAATATGTTAAAACCATCAGAAACGGACAACACATAATTTACAAACTAATTGAATCCAAAAGGGACATCGTCCTTGAATTATTAACTATTATCAACAACTAA
- a CDS encoding M3 family oligoendopeptidase: protein MIVQPAKNYTWDLSLLYKSDSDPQIEKDVKISKKEISDFVKKYKTAKAYLKDPKALHKALLDYEILANSNHSIDKAWFYYYLRRDQNAQDITIKKQFNNINQTATELSNSLTFFTLKISKIPKNLQPKMLAYKPLQKYSHMLKRLFIEGKYLLSEKEENLFSLLSKPAYSNWTQFLEEQVNKTEGYVTTTKGIKKKQPFNQIIENLSSRDSKLRDSSAKIIHKIVYEKREIATEELNSILEFKRVSDKLRGHIRPDEARHISDDIDTSVVDAMVSAVTKRFDLSKRYYKARARILGKKRLKYHERTFPLNPKSLKYEFSQAQKIVLSTYTSLDPELGELAKNFFSQRRFDVFPQKGKSGGAYCAAVKPKYPTYILLNYSGNESDILTIAHELGHGINNELIAKHQDILNYGTPTSTAEVASTFFEDFVFENLNKSISDSTKRLLLMDKLGNDVSTIFRQVALYNFEKELHATFRKQMYLSAKEISAMFKTHMQAYMGPAVSADKGSENWWVHWSHIRSPFYVYSYASGLLISKALQAMVQKDPKTISKVKTFLSTGLSKSPKEIFLELGIDITKKEFWEKGLNRIDDMLKSI from the coding sequence GTGATTGTACAACCAGCAAAAAACTACACGTGGGACTTAAGCCTTTTATATAAAAGCGATTCCGACCCACAAATAGAAAAAGATGTAAAAATCTCAAAAAAAGAGATCTCCGACTTTGTAAAAAAATATAAAACCGCAAAAGCATATTTAAAAGATCCCAAGGCACTACACAAAGCACTACTAGATTATGAAATCCTTGCAAACAGCAATCATTCAATAGACAAAGCTTGGTTTTACTACTACTTAAGACGTGATCAAAATGCCCAAGATATAACAATAAAAAAACAATTCAACAACATAAATCAAACAGCAACGGAGCTTTCAAACAGTCTTACCTTTTTTACTCTCAAAATATCAAAAATTCCAAAAAACCTGCAGCCTAAAATGCTAGCCTACAAACCATTACAAAAGTACTCGCACATGCTAAAAAGATTATTCATTGAAGGAAAATACCTGCTTTCCGAAAAGGAAGAGAACTTATTTTCACTTTTAAGCAAACCTGCGTATTCAAATTGGACACAGTTTTTAGAGGAACAGGTAAACAAAACCGAAGGATACGTAACAACAACCAAAGGCATAAAAAAGAAACAACCATTTAATCAAATAATTGAAAATCTATCGAGCCGTGATTCAAAATTGCGCGACAGCAGCGCAAAAATAATTCATAAAATAGTATACGAAAAGCGTGAAATTGCAACAGAAGAGCTTAACTCTATTCTGGAATTTAAAAGAGTTTCCGACAAATTGCGAGGACACATTCGCCCTGACGAAGCCCGTCATATATCGGACGACATAGACACAAGTGTCGTTGATGCAATGGTAAGTGCAGTAACCAAGCGATTCGACCTTTCAAAACGATACTACAAAGCCCGTGCCAGAATACTGGGCAAAAAAAGGCTAAAATATCATGAGCGAACATTCCCCTTAAATCCCAAGTCCCTAAAATATGAATTTTCTCAGGCTCAAAAAATTGTACTATCAACATATACTTCACTTGATCCTGAACTGGGTGAGCTTGCAAAGAACTTTTTTTCTCAAAGAAGATTCGACGTATTCCCACAAAAAGGTAAATCGGGTGGGGCATACTGTGCCGCAGTTAAGCCAAAATATCCAACTTACATTCTTCTAAACTACTCTGGAAACGAATCAGACATTCTAACAATCGCACATGAATTAGGCCACGGAATAAATAATGAACTAATCGCAAAACATCAAGACATATTAAACTACGGAACACCTACAAGCACTGCAGAAGTTGCAAGTACATTTTTTGAGGATTTCGTTTTTGAAAACTTAAATAAATCCATCTCCGATTCCACGAAAAGGCTTTTGCTTATGGACAAGCTAGGCAACGACGTTTCAACAATTTTTAGACAGGTTGCGCTTTATAATTTCGAAAAAGAACTGCATGCAACATTTCGTAAACAAATGTATTTAAGCGCAAAAGAAATATCAGCTATGTTTAAAACTCACATGCAAGCATATATGGGACCAGCGGTTTCAGCCGACAAAGGTTCTGAAAATTGGTGGGTTCATTGGTCTCACATTAGATCCCCATTTTACGTTTATTCATATGCCAGCGGCCTACTTATCTCAAAGGCATTGCAAGCAATGGTACAAAAAGACCCAAAGACAATTTCAAAGGTAAAAACATTTTTAAGCACTGGACTTTCTAAGTCACCAAAGGAGATTTTTCTGGAACTCGGAATCGACATTACCAAAAAAGAGTTTTGGGAAAAGGGTCTAAATAGAATTGATGATATGTTGAAAAGCATTTAG
- a CDS encoding thioredoxin family protein — MKVLKFGAIWCSGCLIMKPIWQQIESELKWLKTEYYDVDENADLVKKYDITEFPCFIFLDKNGTEIHREYGEIEKKNLIKIINEYKDS, encoded by the coding sequence ATGAAAGTACTAAAATTTGGCGCAATCTGGTGTTCGGGATGCCTTATTATGAAGCCGATTTGGCAACAGATTGAGAGCGAACTAAAGTGGCTTAAAACCGAATATTATGATGTCGACGAGAACGCCGATCTTGTAAAAAAGTATGATATAACCGAATTTCCTTGTTTCATTTTTCTTGACAAGAATGGTACTGAAATTCATCGTGAATACGGTGAAATCGAAAAGAAAAACCTAATAAAAATCATTAATGAATATAAAGACAGTTAA
- a CDS encoding DUF134 domain-containing protein, producing MRHRFRRHLGFRFNDIYFKPRGIRLQQLQEVTITHEELETIRLRYIEKLDQDEAAEKMGISQSQYQRDITTALEKITKALIEGMAINIQQPQ from the coding sequence ATGAGACATCGATTCAGACGACACTTGGGGTTTCGATTTAATGACATTTACTTTAAACCTAGAGGAATCCGTTTGCAACAATTACAAGAAGTAACAATAACCCATGAGGAACTCGAGACTATCCGCTTACGTTATATTGAAAAGCTCGATCAAGACGAAGCCGCAGAAAAAATGGGGATTTCTCAAAGCCAGTATCAGCGTGATATTACCACCGCGCTTGAAAAGATTACAAAGGCTTTGATAGAAGGAATGGCTATAAATATTCAGCAACCTCAGTAA
- a CDS encoding DUF5320 family protein, translating to MPNLDGTGPMGQGPVTGAGRGVGRGAGRGAGRGRGLGRAKTGVGRGLGGTKECTCPKCGYKEPHVRGTPCTQKKCPKCGTAMRGIFCL from the coding sequence ATGCCAAATCTAGACGGAACAGGCCCTATGGGGCAAGGTCCAGTTACTGGTGCAGGTCGCGGCGTTGGTCGTGGAGCCGGCAGAGGAGCCGGACGAGGTAGAGGTTTAGGAAGAGCAAAAACCGGCGTTGGTAGGGGTTTAGGTGGAACAAAAGAGTGCACATGTCCGAAGTGTGGATATAAAGAACCACATGTAAGAGGTACTCCTTGTACACAAAAAAAGTGCCCGAAGTGTGGAACAGCCATGCGTGGTATCTTCTGCCTCTAA
- a CDS encoding DUF3810 family protein, producing MAKISFEGSQAMQAEGIDVPYLLHECQQLVNADEALRRTKFVQGAADGYFEHIGRHIISLTSWVTDHIPFAISDIALAPQPIAKELLAIFVVAGIIGILSSDVSATQKTAELVDTVKGMFIGTGTGFLIFMLTYGYRYFRTPLEQKLGIVKEPFDVTEETAFVISKLNELSESRKLERDEQIAEAHKAVKEFFENYYPPVRTAHRVKKSLFSKMLLKTMGFLGICNPFIQEIISTIEVIPELYAHEFAHANGAAPEPSAQIAGVIAQISSEDPSVQYQGYSAWLYQLISHLISENKFEEILKKLCSAWLNERSLEECKERWNTLEEVYNADNWCRRKERWYRELLLKLTGQEGVNVAYVDAPLALLANWRKQQANATAS from the coding sequence ATGGCAAAGATATCTTTTGAAGGTTCACAAGCAATGCAAGCTGAGGGTATAGATGTTCCTTATTTGCTACATGAATGCCAACAGTTGGTTAATGCCGATGAAGCATTAAGACGAACTAAATTTGTTCAAGGAGCTGCTGATGGATATTTTGAACATATTGGGAGACATATAATATCCCTAACTTCTTGGGTTACTGACCACATCCCATTTGCTATAAGTGATATTGCATTGGCTCCACAACCAATTGCAAAGGAACTGTTAGCTATTTTTGTTGTTGCTGGTATTATTGGAATACTCTCAAGTGATGTTTCTGCTACTCAAAAAACAGCAGAGCTGGTCGACACGGTCAAAGGTATGTTTATTGGAACCGGTACAGGCTTTCTGATATTCATGCTTACGTATGGGTATAGATATTTTAGGACACCTTTAGAACAAAAGCTTGGAATTGTTAAGGAGCCCTTTGATGTTACAGAGGAAACAGCGTTTGTGATTTCGAAACTAAATGAGCTTTCTGAAAGCCGTAAACTTGAAAGAGACGAGCAAATTGCAGAGGCACATAAGGCTGTAAAAGAATTCTTTGAGAATTACTATCCTCCTGTTAGAACAGCGCATAGAGTTAAAAAGTCGTTGTTTTCCAAAATGCTTTTAAAAACCATGGGATTTTTAGGGATATGTAATCCTTTTATCCAAGAAATTATTTCAACAATCGAAGTGATACCGGAATTATATGCTCATGAGTTTGCTCATGCGAATGGAGCTGCTCCAGAACCATCAGCACAGATTGCCGGTGTTATTGCCCAGATAAGCTCAGAAGATCCATCGGTTCAATATCAAGGTTATTCTGCCTGGTTGTATCAGCTTATATCACACTTAATTTCAGAAAATAAATTCGAGGAGATACTTAAAAAGCTTTGTTCTGCATGGCTTAATGAAAGGTCGCTTGAAGAATGTAAAGAACGTTGGAACACGCTTGAAGAAGTATATAATGCCGATAACTGGTGTAGAAGAAAAGAAAGATGGTATCGTGAATTGTTATTAAAACTCACAGGACAAGAAGGAGTTAATGTAGCCTATGTTGATGCTCCGCTTGCTCTTCTTGCCAACTGGCGAAAGCAGCAGGCCAATGCTACAGCGAGCTAA
- a CDS encoding nucleotidyl transferase AbiEii/AbiGii toxin family protein, producing the protein MSESILVKKLKEKVATLKEAGHTDIIIINAIKEELQHYILNYIFNSAPYSKLIMYGGSLLRIGYELPRMSEDLDFQTAEELDLPALRTSLISHFKNRYLQTVDISIKEGIKTSTLMIGLDIIEALGINVSWSKLKIRFDINYFPEANKLITETIPIVHDNLTYTIKTYPISTLMSSKILAVINRNDRGIGEEKTNCKPRDIYDLIWYLKRNTYPDIEYFKLNKEKYETLKDLLDKLKLRVANLDDNLFEKDLAQFFYDRTNYDLWIENWRPTFLTLINSYKVYKVTSFDQLYLKTYLQTETREITYIFNSENDTSIRFVVALSSYWFDFSDVKIEEGNRVKEIEPLINASADLNSLDYEYIGLFYNKINDFIKRNNKILYKEKYKTRLVRVTTDKFDPKEHIILDRNLLKKIQFEELL; encoded by the coding sequence ATGAGCGAATCTATCCTTGTAAAAAAGCTTAAAGAAAAAGTAGCTACTCTTAAAGAAGCCGGACATACCGATATCATTATAATAAACGCAATAAAAGAAGAGCTGCAGCATTACATTCTAAACTATATATTCAACAGCGCACCATACTCAAAACTGATAATGTATGGCGGATCCCTTTTACGGATAGGTTATGAATTGCCAAGAATGTCAGAGGACCTTGATTTCCAAACCGCTGAAGAACTAGACTTACCAGCACTTAGAACCTCCTTAATTTCACATTTTAAAAACCGATATTTACAAACAGTGGACATATCTATCAAAGAAGGTATAAAAACAAGTACACTTATGATCGGTCTTGATATTATTGAAGCACTTGGCATCAACGTTTCGTGGTCAAAATTGAAAATTAGGTTTGATATTAATTACTTTCCCGAAGCCAACAAATTAATTACAGAAACAATTCCGATTGTTCATGATAACTTAACTTATACAATAAAAACTTATCCTATTTCCACGCTTATGTCCAGTAAAATACTTGCGGTAATAAACAGAAATGATCGAGGAATTGGTGAAGAAAAAACAAATTGCAAGCCAAGAGATATCTACGATCTCATCTGGTATTTAAAGCGTAATACATACCCTGATATTGAATATTTTAAGCTGAATAAAGAGAAATATGAAACACTGAAAGACTTACTTGATAAGCTTAAACTAAGAGTTGCTAATCTTGACGACAATCTTTTTGAAAAGGACCTTGCCCAATTCTTCTACGACAGAACAAACTATGACTTATGGATTGAAAATTGGAGACCGACATTTCTTACACTCATAAATTCATACAAAGTTTACAAGGTTACAAGTTTTGACCAGCTATATTTAAAAACCTATCTGCAAACTGAGACTAGGGAGATAACTTATATTTTTAATAGCGAGAACGACACTTCGATCAGATTTGTTGTAGCACTAAGTAGTTATTGGTTTGACTTCTCAGATGTCAAAATAGAAGAGGGAAATCGAGTAAAAGAAATTGAACCGCTTATAAACGCATCAGCTGATTTAAATAGTCTGGATTATGAATATATAGGATTATTCTATAACAAAATAAATGACTTTATAAAAAGAAATAACAAAATTCTATACAAAGAAAAATACAAAACTCGACTAGTTCGAGTAACAACTGATAAATTTGATCCCAAAGAGCATATTATTCTAGACAGAAATCTCCTTAAAAAAATTCAATTTGAAGAGCTTTTATAG
- a CDS encoding polysaccharide deacetylase family protein, which produces MSKKLPILIGALFVLGALLVGEFFLVQKYACPTPKEETPAEETVPKAMMLLIEFRNTDGLVNMVSDMKERNVKGILMVNADFVQANQETIREILKTGVIEIAASYDPKPYWEMTYDEQYEVITDMVTRIESMLNIKVRIISSRYMASDENTVKIADELGIEYITARGTTELATTVYKPEEYNVKIISVSNIDVPEFKYGSFCDYSFYERNGSPEDMTTEFERAITEEKFIGVSHTYIGGQKARWNNMWHNFWDNYNVDWVDLDTLGTVDKVLPMWQIPININAPYTPEKIRPAIPYEDEQDVVNPCKVDDLNESDGGNGKINQQEIVIFHNNTGPMCVDLLAFLDEYNLSYEEHLTTDSDFSSVLGTYKSEYPESEGVSTTYGYYPFIFVDGKAFSGFNSDIEAQLKTVLDL; this is translated from the coding sequence ATGAGTAAGAAATTACCAATCTTAATCGGGGCTCTCTTTGTGCTTGGAGCTCTGCTTGTGGGGGAATTCTTTTTGGTGCAAAAATACGCATGCCCAACACCCAAAGAGGAAACACCCGCAGAGGAAACAGTTCCAAAAGCAATGATGCTTCTAATCGAGTTCCGTAACACCGACGGTCTTGTAAATATGGTTTCCGACATGAAAGAAAGAAATGTTAAAGGGATACTAATGGTTAATGCCGATTTCGTTCAAGCAAACCAGGAAACAATCCGTGAGATTCTAAAAACAGGTGTAATAGAAATTGCCGCATCATATGATCCCAAACCATATTGGGAAATGACATATGACGAGCAGTACGAAGTTATCACAGACATGGTAACAAGAATAGAGTCAATGCTTAACATAAAAGTGCGAATAATCAGCTCACGTTACATGGCATCCGACGAAAATACAGTAAAAATTGCTGATGAGCTTGGGATTGAATATATAACTGCCCGTGGAACAACAGAGCTTGCAACCACTGTCTACAAACCCGAAGAATACAACGTAAAAATAATTTCGGTTTCAAATATCGACGTTCCCGAATTTAAATATGGAAGTTTCTGTGATTACAGCTTTTATGAGCGAAACGGAAGTCCCGAAGATATGACAACTGAGTTTGAGCGCGCAATTACAGAAGAAAAATTTATTGGGGTTTCACACACATACATTGGAGGACAAAAGGCCCGCTGGAACAATATGTGGCATAACTTTTGGGATAACTACAACGTTGACTGGGTTGATTTAGATACACTTGGAACAGTCGACAAAGTACTTCCTATGTGGCAGATTCCTATAAACATAAATGCACCTTACACACCTGAGAAAATTAGACCGGCAATTCCTTACGAAGATGAGCAGGATGTTGTAAACCCATGTAAGGTTGATGATCTTAATGAGTCAGACGGCGGCAATGGCAAAATAAATCAGCAAGAAATTGTTATTTTCCACAACAACACAGGGCCCATGTGCGTTGATTTGCTGGCATTTCTTGATGAATATAACCTTTCCTACGAAGAGCATCTTACAACCGATAGCGATTTTTCAAGCGTACTTGGTACATACAAATCCGAATATCCGGAAAGTGAAGGTGTATCAACAACCTACGGATATTATCCATTTATTTTTGTCGATGGAAAAGCCTTTTCCGGATTTAACAGTGACATAGAAGCACAGCTTAAAACAGTTTTGGATCTTTAG